The nucleotide sequence TCAATACACTACATACCAGTAAAATTCATAGGCTTATCAAGTTTCAACAAAGCAATGTCATATCCAGTCTGTGCGTATTCATACTGAGAGTGAACAATAATCTCTTCCACTTTGAAGAAGGGCGTATCCTCATTTATTTCTGATTGTCTTAAAATACCAGCATAAACACGCCAAATGTTGGGATTCTctagactgaaagaaaaagacaaacagTCAGTCTGTGACTAAATAGCCTAATGCACTATTACAGTAAGAAAATAGCTCATATCGCATGAGAATGTCTAGGGTTCTGTAAGTAACTTGTCTGCTTTAGAATTTCACCTTCTagattcattaaaataatttagcatCAGCAGTACAATACTATGCTACAAAGGGATAAAGTATGGAGTTCCAGTTACACTAGGAAACTGAATAGTCTACCTGaaaatttcaccttttttgTTACATTAAAGCAGTTCATCTAATTCTAGTTCTCATTGTTATTATCCTGAAAGGTACATCTCAATTTATCTTGCATGCTGGGTTAACCTTTTAGGGCTTATTTGTACATTTACATTTAGGCCTCACCTCGTGACACAGTGAGCAGCTGTGAGGATCCACCGGTTGCTGATGATGGAGCCCCCACATAGGTGTCTCTGTCGAGACAACTTGGCATGCAAGCTGACCTGCCACGGCCATTCACCGGGGGAAGAGTCTGTCCCACCAACAATCCTAATAGTTCTTGCAGAATGCTGCATACACACTACAGAAATAATCTAAAACAGAGCTCAAAGACAACTTGCACTCACCAATGAAAAATGAAGACGAGACTACTGGTGACCACTGAATATGTACCACCCATTGTGAAGAAGGTGATACATGATATATTTTTCATGGTTTATGATCATAAAGTCTATTAAAACCAAATTCACAGTGCTGTTCTGGGGTTTACAATGTGAAGATCTGACTGACTTCACTTTTCCAGAACACTCTAACTTTACAAGATCACCTACTGGGACAATGCaaccactttaaaaaaacatggtTTGGCCTCCTACTGAAATCAGGGAAGCACTGGCTATTTTTCATGAAAGAAGTTTTACTTACCAgtactggctttttttttgcataatctTAGTGAGTATCCAGAGATACTTCCTGGCCCATGTACTATTTTTACTGGAGATCCATTTGAGGACATTCTTAGGTGACACTCACACTTTCTGCTAATGAATTAATGCAAACActtagtttgtatttttttcactgaagagcACATACATTACTCCCTCACCACATCTCTGGAATCATTATTTCAGCAAtctttgaacattttaaaaaatatatctcaCCCTTCCTCATTGCATGAACCTTGGAGGagagaataggaaaaaaattggcaGCGGATCATGTCTGTGCAAACGTGCTGACAGGCTCTGTGTCCTTTAGTATAAGTGACATTAAGTTCATCTCCCAAAAAATCCATATGCGTGTAAGTGCGAGAATTGCAGGCTGTAAGAATGATTGCATTCAAAGCATCAGAAAGTTATtaatcagattaatttttttttctaattgtaATTTATTGTTTACCAGGTAAAGATCTTCTGCAATTTAGGAGGCCAAAGCCTGATATGGCATTTTCTTGTGATACGAGTGCTTCTGGAATTCCACTTGTTGATGTCTTCAGAAGGCAAagatttctaaaattaaatattttttaaaataactaaaCCTGTTATATAACaccataaaaataattgtttaggTACAGGTAAAAGAAGATTCTTTCCTAAATACACTCTTTTCTCCCAAGTCTCAatctgcagaaatatttcatatgAAAATGTATTCACTAAGTTCACTAGTTCACACAAAATTGAGGCAGTTTTTATAGTGCTGTGAAATGCCATACAGCATACCAAACCTACTAAAGGTTTTACAGTATTCATACATATAGAGAAGAGGTGATTTTAGATGATGCGTGCCatctcagctttgcttttccctgaaATTGATGTGAAATTTTATTCTTCTCATTTGTGTGGAATATTGATTTTTAACTATTCTCACTACTGTGTATGAAAGAAGGAAGccaaatagaaatatttttaaacccaTTAACCTaattgaaaaatcttttcaggTAAATAAGTTCACCCTGCCAGGAAACCAGATGGCTCTTTTGATAATATTTTGATAAATTtgataatattttcataaaattttgATAAAATTCAGCTTTAAGTCTTTAAAACAATCTGGAGGCTCACTGTACTTTTGACGTGTATAATTCTTTTCAGATTAAGACCAGATACACAACCACAATACAAAAGCCCTGATCACATTGGAAAACAGTTGAAATGCCCACAGGAAATTATAAATTTATGAGCAAAAACCATAGAAACCTGTGTTTTACTGAAAATACCTTTTCAACATAAATTTACATACTTATAAgaaatctgtgtttaaaaaaaagactgtgtttttaaaaaacaaattttaaaaaatctatataGATAATTGCATTTAATTGTCATAGTCACCTTTGAGATTCTATTTGCCATTTCCTGgtaaaaaatgtaaagaacAAGCACTTTGGAAAATATGTACAAATAGTTTGGCAGACAGAAATATCAGGAGTGAAAAAACTTGTAATATTAATTCCTGAAAACTCGTGATCTTCAAAAATGTCCATTTGACAATCTGtataaaacaagaacaaaataacaaaattccAGACTTTAGTATGCCATCAGAATACTGAGATTTACAGATTACTCATTTCTATctttattcctgttttccttctctgattGATCAGTTGGAAAGATAACACAACATTTTAACCAAAAACTATTTCTCaagaatatttttgaatatgTAAAGTCATAGAGAGAACTACTGAAGAGGGATAAGGTTCATATAGAGGAAAATCTACATGTTACAATAGAGATTTGTTAATCTAATAGGGAaagatttaaattaatttttaatgggtATATCAGGTTCATAGGAAGACTAGAAAAAATATAAGGTGATGTTCTTCTTAACATTTCTTTTACTATTTGAAAAGTAGGCACAGTAAGTACGAATGCTGCCCCCTGACATGGCCAAAATAACACAACAGAGGCTTGTCAGGATATTTCACACAACCAGACTATGGATATAGAAGTTACAGGAAGTATTAGCATGtttaaaaagagacaaatgAGTTTCCTTCTCCAAAGATATACTTGAAGTCCTGGTTCGAATCCTACTgcaagaacttaaaaaaaaaaaaatggaagcacCAGTACAGAGGATGTTTCCTGAACTTACCAAGCTGCAGAGATAGTAAAAAATAGTGAAATGATCCAAAAGATAGGATTTGGTGGCAGCAGAGAATGTGAGCTCTTGAGAAAGTACAGCAACCGAATCAGTACTGCCCAGTGTGTTATAGAAACATACAGGGAATATCTTACTACGAAAGGGAAACTAACAAGAGGCAGAGCTAAATGTGACTCCTGTTAATCTGATGAGGTTTTCAAAAAACATAGGCAAAAAGTACAATACTGGGCAGTAATTATACAAtaagaacagtaaaaaaatataatcagaAATCTGGAAAATTAGAGTAAATTAACTCTGGCAATTAGTAGGTAAGATCCTATGTTAAGAGGAAATAGCATTCAGGAGAATGGATAGTTCCTaaaggaaattatatttaaagCATAAATGTGGATCTGAAACTTTAGGGAAGCAAACCTATAATCTCAAGGATCATGTTCAGAGATCATTTGCTCAATATCCAGTGATCCCAAGGAAGGTACTTTGCAAAGGGCAGAAAAATAGACAAATTGCTATGAATGTGTAATAGCATATGTGCACAAGGATGAAGTCAGAGAGGCAAAGGCACAAAATGAAAGGCCACATAGAAAGGAATAAACTaaacaaagccagaaaaaaactTCGAACAAATGTTGAAATAAACCCATTTCAGATATTGACAAAACAAGGCAGAAGATGTTACTGAGTTTTTATGACTACATTCTACAGATCTCTGTCTGGACAGGTATAGCTGATCTGTTTTAGATTAGGACAGGTGACCTCCCTAGATGACCTCTTGATCCACTAGTGCTGTCGAGGCTTCTATGAtcacaaaatttatttcttctctctcttgccTGCTCTTGCCTCTTTCACAAGACACGGAAAGTAGGGAAACAGGCAGGAACAAGATTGATTTTCTCAtgctgtcatggtttaaccccagccaacAACCAAGCCTCATGCAGCCACTCATTCACTCCCCCACCAGTAAGATCAGAGAGAGAATCAGAAAGGTAAAAACAGAGAACTTGTGGTTTCAGGTAAAGACAGTTTTATAGGAAAATCCCATGTTGGGCACCAAAAAGGACTttggtgggttgaccttggctaGCTGCCAGGTGTCCAGCAACTCGCTCTAtcattcctccttcccagctggacagGTGAGGGAAAATGAGATGGAAAATGATTCATAGGCTGAAATAAGGCAAAAGCAAAAGCTTGCACACACATAAGCCAAGAGGAAAAACCCAGTaattttattctctacttcccatcagcaagtGATATCCATCCACTTCCTGGGAAGTAGGGCATCAGCATGCATAGTGGTTGCTCCAGAAGGCAAACACCATAAA is from Corvus moneduloides isolate bCorMon1 chromosome 5, bCorMon1.pri, whole genome shotgun sequence and encodes:
- the KLKB1 gene encoding plasma kallikrein isoform X7, with the translated sequence MDYRNEILQKLLMNGRKERLCCRRVAIQDQFQRSVDDGCSENVSQVECKPYPCIQTYYVFRMHWIYRTFYSIFLLASVYSACSPDVHVGLDMEGNIFDISMADSYQECQKRCTNNNRCHFFTYASETFHNASFWKKCFLKHTSIGTPASIKMLDEVVSGFSLKPCQLSELDCQMDIFEDHEFSGINITSFFTPDISVCQTICTYFPKCLFFTFFTRKWQIESQRNLCLLKTSTSGIPEALVSQENAISGFGLLNCRRSLPACNSRTYTHMDFLGDELNVTYTKGHRACQHVCTDMIRCQFFSYSLLQGSCNEEGRKCECHLRMSSNGSPVKIVHGPGSISGYSLRLCKKKASTVCMQHSARTIRIVGGTDSSPGEWPWQVSLHAKLSRQRHLCGGSIISNRWILTAAHCVTSLENPNIWRVYAGILRQSEINEDTPFFKVEEIIVHSQYEYAQTGYDIALLKLDKPMNFTDLQLPICLPSKEDTNTFYTDCWVIGWGYRKEKGRVQDILQKAPVPFMSKEECQARYRKRRIGDKVICAGYDEGGRDACKGDSGGPLSCRHEEVWYLVGITSWGEGCARPRQPGVYTKVAEYSDWILEKTT